The DNA region ACGTCGAGGGCGCGGTCGTACATCTGTCGGCGCTCGGCCCGCCAAGGAATGGCGGACAGCAACTCGCTGAACAACCCGTCGGGTGCGTCGAACCAGCCGGCGCGAACGTCGATCCACGCCCCGTGAGCCAGCCGTCGTCGCTCGGCGTGGTCGAACAGGCCTCCCTGTACCGCCACAGTCACGCACATCAGTCTATCGCACACACGTTCGATCAGAGCCGAACTGGGCCAGGTCCTTTTTCCGAAAGCATGTCATCGGGGTTCGATAGCGTGCAGCTCTTGAGGCTGAGGCAGCCGCATCCGATGCAATCGGCCAGATTGTCGCGCAGGCGCTGCAGATGCAGGATGCGGTCATCGAGATCCTCGCGCCACCCGGCCGACAGCCGGGCCCAATCTCGGCTGCTCGGCACCCGGTCGGCCGGCAGCGTCGATAACGCCTGCCGAACCCGCGCCAGCGGTATGCCCAGCCGCTGTGACATCCGGATGAACGCGACGCGGCGCAGGGTGTCGCGCGTGTAGCGGCGTTGATTGCCCGAGGTCCGCCGAGAGACGATCAGCCCTTCGCGCTCGTAGAAGTGCAGTGCCGAAATCGCGACGCCCGCACGAGCCGCTAGTTCTCCCGGCGTCAGTTCCTGGGTGCTCATACTCCTCAACAATAGTTGAGGTAGGGTTCGGCGCCCAGGCTCACGGCATCGGTTCGGCGGCGACCACGTAGTCATGGCCGTGGCTCAGGCTATCCTCGCGCTCGTTGAGGGCAAGTGCCCGCGCACGGAGACCGTCGACGTAACCGTGCATCGCCGTGCCCAGTTCTCGTGACGAGAAACGGGCGAGGCGGTTCTGGCACATGTCCAACTGGCTATGGATGTATCGCGCGCGGTAGCGGATGGGAAAGCGGCGGCTTTCCACCATCCGAAATCCGGCCCTGCCCAACTGTCGCAACGTCCAATCGAGCGGATACTCGCGGTACGGCCGCTCGCCGGCGAGCAGCAGGCACGCATCGCGTACGCGGCCGATCTCCCAAATGATCTTGCCGGCTGGGGATTCGGGCTCGAACTGGACGTACGGTTCGAGTCCGATGAGGTAAAGCCGGCCATGTTCGGCGACCAGTGGGCGCAGCCGTTCGAACACGCGATCCTGCCAGTACGGCGCGAACCCTTCGATGGCGCCGACCAAATAGTCGACCAGCACGGTGTCGAAGGTTTCGCCGGTCAGCAGGCTGTCGTTGATCCAATTTCCCACCAGTAGGCGATCCTGAGGCCGAACCCCGCTGCCCACCGCCGCGCGAGCGTTGTCCGCCATGCGGTGGGCAGCGGTGATCGCGGTCCAACGTTCGGTCGGCAGCGTCAGAATCCATTCCAGCGACTTCACGCCGGTGCCCGCGTCCAAGAAGCTGCCCCATGGCCGATCCCCCTGGAGGTCTTCGACGTAGCGAAACAGCGAGGAGATCTTGGGGTTCGTGTTCACCGGCATTGGGCTCCGCTCACCTACGACATCGCTGGGATCCAGGCACGCAAACAACGGTTGCGGGCGGTCCTCATGTTAACGAGCGAAGGTGGTTAATGAAAATCATTCCCGGTAAGCCCCGCGTTCCGGTCGTGTGTTTCCCGCCGCTGCGGCAGGGCTGAGGTGCTTGGGACGCTACGGTGCTAGCTGTGGATGCTGCGGCGTTGAGCGTCAAATCCGAGGTGGGAACGCTGCGGGTGGCAATCCTGCACAGGCCCGGCGCTGAACTGCAGCGGCTGACACCGCGCAACAACGACCGCCTGCTGTTCGACGGGGTGCCCTGGGTTTCGCGCGCCCAGCAGGAGCACGACGCCTTCGCCGCCGTGTTGCGGGGTCGCGGCGTCGAGGTGCTGCTGCTGTCGGATCTGCTGCGCGAGGCGCTGGCCAGCGGGGCGGCACGCATGCATGGCATCTCGGCGGCCGTCGACGCGCGTCGCTTGGGTGTGACCCTGGCACAAGAGCTTTCGTCGTATCTACGCAGCCTCGAGCCGGCCCCGCTGGCGCACATCCTGATGGCCGGCATGACGTTCACCGAACTGCCGTTGGCCGGCAGTGAGCTGTCGCTGGTGCGGCGCATGCATCACGGGGGCGACTTCGTCATCGACCCGCTGCCGAATCTGGTCTTCACCCGCGACTCGTCGTTCTGGATCGGGCCGCGGGTGGCGATCACCTCGTTGGCGCTGCCCGCCCGCATGCGCGAGACCTCGCTGACCGATCTGATCTACGCCCACCATCCCAGGTTTCTCGGGGTCAGACGCGCCTACGAATCGCGCTCGGCCCCGGTGGAGGGCGGCGATGTCTTGCTGCTGGCACCGGGTGTGGTGGCCGTGGGGGTGGGGGAGCGCACCACCCCGGCGGGGGCGGAGGCGTTGGCGCGCAGCCTCTTCGAGGACGAGTTGGCCCACACCGTGTTGGCGGTGCCCATTGCCCAGGGGCGGGCCCAGATGCATCTCGACACGGTCTGCACGATGGTCGACACCGACGCCGTGGTGATGTATCCCGATGTGGTGGACACGTTGTCCGCGTTCACCATTCGCCGCATCGACGGACACGTCCGGATCGACGACGCCGCGCCCTTCGTCCGGGCGGCCGCCGACGCGATGGGGATCGACCGGCTGCGGGTGATCGACACCGGCCTGGATCCGGTGACCGCCGAACGCGAGCAGTGGGACGACGGCAACAACACGCTGGCCCTGGCGCCGGGTGTGGTGGTGGCCTATGAACGCAACGTCGAAACCAATGCGCGGCTCGAGGATTCGGGCATCGAGGTGCTGCGGATCGCCGCATCGGAGCTGGGCACCGGGCGCGGCGGGCCGCGCTGCATGTCCTGCCCGGCGTCCCGCGACCCGTCCTAACCGAGCGCGACCGGCCGGTCGGGCTCCGAACTCCACTGCGACCACGAGCCCGGGAACAGCGCTGCGTCGATCCCCACGGCGGCCAGTGCGGCGACGGTCACCGCGGCCGTCACCCCCGAACCGCAATACACCGCCACCTCGGTGTCGGTGCCCACCCCGGAATCTTCGAACAGCCGGGTCAGATCCGCCGCCGGCAGCCACGCGCCGTCGGCGTCCAGCAAGCGGGTGCTCGGAACGTTGCGCGCTCCCGGGATGTGGCCCGCCACCGGGTCGACGGGTTCGACCTCGCCACGGTAGCGCTCGGGGGCGCGGGCATCCAGCAGCACCGCCGCCGTCGCAGCCTGATCCGCGGTGACGGTCCGGCGCGCCGCCGTGTAGAGGTCGTCATGGTCGACGGTGATGTCGCCGGGCTCGGGAATGACTGTGCCGGATTGCAATTCGCCCCGCCACGCGGAGAGGCCGCCGTCGAGGATTCGCACGCCGGGAATGCCCGCGGCCGACAGCACCCACCACGCGCGCGCGGATCCGGCGCGGTTCCAATCGTCGTAGACCACCACCGGTACGCCGGCGCGGATTCCCCACCGCCGCGCCGCATCCTGCAGCGCCGCACCGGACGGCAGCGGATGACGGCCGCGGCCCGACACCGCGTGGTCGGCGAGGTCGTCGTCGAGAGACACGTACACCGCGCCGGGCAGATGTCCGCGCGCATAGGCCGCCCGGCCGTCGGGCTGGGCCAACTCCCACCGCACGTCCAGCAGCGTGATCGGTTCGCCGGCATCGAGTCGTCGGGCCAACTCGTCGGCGCTGATCAGGACGTCCTCGCGAGTGCTCATACTGCCCTCCGTCATCGCCAACTCGGCAGCCAGATCTGCATGTTCCAGGTGTGCTGGGAGATCGGCATTCCGGTCAATACCGGGAAGAGCCACGCGAAGTTCGTGATCACCAACGCCACGTAGCAGCACACCACGACCACCCCGAGCGTTCGTCGTTCCGGGTTGCGGGTGGGTTTGTACAGGATGTCGCCGCAGATCAGGGCAATCGCCATGACGAGGAACGGCGCCATCACCACCGCATAGAAGAAGTACATCTGCCGGTCGATGTCGACGAACCACGGCAGCCAACCCGCGAAGTAGCCGACCAGCACCACCGCGTAGCGCCAATCGCAGCGGATGAACGCGCGCCACACCGCGTACGCCAGGACGGGCACCGCCAGGAACCACATCGCCGGGGTGCCGACGAGCATCACCGCCTTGATGCAGGACGCGGAACCGCAGCCCGGAACGTTGTCCTGATCGATGGCATACAGCACCGGCCGCAGCGACATCGGCCAGGCCCAGGGCTTGGATTCCCACGGGTGTTGATTGCCCGCGGCATTGGTCAGCCCGGAGTGGAAGTCGTAGGCCTTGGCGGTGTAGTACCACAGCGACCGGATGGCGTCCGGGGGCTGGAACCAGGCGCGCTCACCGATGTTGTCGCCCGCCTGATAGCGGTTGACGGCGGTCTCGGAGGCAAACCACGGCGCATAGGAGGCCAGGTACACCCCGATCGGAATCAGGCCGATCGCCCAGGCGGTGGGGCCGACGTCGCGGCGGATGGTGCCCAGCCACGGCCGCGAAACCCGGTACTGCCGGCGGGCCACCACGTCGAAGGTCAACGACATCAACCCGAAGAACACCACGAAGTACAGGCCGGACCACTTTGTCGCACAGCCCAATCCGAGCAGCACCCCGGCCCCGAACCGCCACCAGCGCACCCCCAGCCGCGGACCCCACGGGGTCTCGGTGATCCGCCCGTCCAGCAGCGCGTTGTGCATCCGCTCCCGGACCTGATCGCGGTCGACGATCAACGCGCCGAAGGCCGCGACCACGAACACCACCAGAAACCCGTCGAGCAGGGCCGTGCGCGACGCCACGAACGTCACGCCGTCGGCGGTGAGCAGCACCCCGGCGATGGCGCCGACCAGCGTCGAGCGGCTGATCCGTCGCACGATCCGGGCGACCAGCACCACCAGGATGACGCCCAGCAGCGCGACGCTGAAGCGCCAACCCAGCCCGCTGTAGCCGAAGATGGCCTCGCCGACGGCGATCAGTTGCTTACCCAGTGGCGGGTGGACCACCAGGCCGAAGCCCGGGTTGTCCTCGACGCCGCCGTTGTGCAGCATCTGCCAGGCCTGCGGCGCGTAGTGCTTCTCGTCGAAGATCGGCGTGCCGGCGTCGGTCGGGGACTGCAGATTCAGGAACCGTGTGATGGCCGCCAGCGCCGCGATCACCGCGGTCATCACCCATCCGCGTGCTCGATCCAGCGGCCCGAAATCGGCGACGGGCACGAGCGGGCCGGGGCTGATCACCGGTACGGCGCGCTCCGGCACCACGGTCGAGGGAGCGGTCATCGACAACGATCGTAGGCTGTGGGGCATGAGTGGCGGTCGACTGTTGCTGGCTGCCACACCGTTGGGCCACCCCGCCGACGCCTCGGGACGGCTGATCGATGCGCTCGCCACGGCGCACATCGTCGCCGCCGAGGACACCCGCCGAGTGCGCAACCTGGCCCAGTCGCTGGAAGTCCGGATCGGCGGCAGGGTGCTGAGCCTGTTCGAGGGCAACGAGTCGACGCGGGTTCCGTACCTGGTCGAGGAGATCCGCGGCGGTGCGACCGTGTTGGCGGTCACCGACGCGGGGATGCCGTCGATCAGCGACCCCGGCTACCGCCTGGTGGCCGCGTGCGTGGCGGCGGACCTGCCGCTGACGTGTCTGCCCGGGCCTTCGGCGGTGACGACGGCGCTGACGGTGTCCGGGTTGCCGGCCGACCGGTTCTGCTTCGAGGGTTTTGCCCCGCGCAAGCAGGCCGCGCGCCGCACCTGGCTGGCGTCCCTGGCCGCCGAACCACGCACCGCGGTGTTCTTCGAGTCGCCGCGGCGACTGGCGGAACTGCTGCGCGAGGCGGTCGACGAACTGGGCGGCGATCGCCGCGCCGCGGTGTGCCGGGAACTGACCAAGACCCACGAGGAGGTCATCCGCGGCACCCTGGCCGAGTTGGCCGACTGGGCCGTCGACGGCGTGCTGGGCGAGATCACGGTGGTGCTCGCGGGTGCGACGCCGGTCGCCGACCTCGACGTGCTGGTGGCCGAGGTCGCGGAGTTGACCGCCGAGGGCATGCGGGTCAAGGACGCCTGTCAGCAGGTGATCGCCGCGCATCCCGGGGCGCCCTCGCGCCGCGACCTCTACGACGCGGTGCTGCGCGCCCGCGATCAGTGATGCGAGGCCACCGGTGCCACGACGGCGCTGCTGGACAGGCCGATGGTCGCGGCCGCCTTGTCCAGGCACTCCTGCCATTCGGCGTCGGGGTCGGAGTCGGCGGTGATGCCGCCGCCCACGCCGAGCACCGCGGTGCCGGACGCGTCGAATTCGACGGTGCGGATCGCGACGTTGAGTTCGGTGCCGGCCACCGGTGAGGCCAGTCCGACGGTGCCGCAGTAAACCCCGCGAACCTGCGGCTCCCACTGCGAAAGTAGCTCGCGCGCACGAAGTTTCGGGGTCCCGGTCACCGAGGCGGGCGGGAACGTGGCGGCCAGCACCGCGCGCATCGGGGTGGTCGCGGGTACCTGCGCCGACACCGTCGACACCAGATGCCACACGCCGGGTGCGGGCCGGATGGCCAGCAGTTCCGGCACGGTCACCGAACCGGTCACCGCGATGCGGCCGAGGTCGTTGCGGACCAGGTCGACGATCATGATGTTCTCCGCGACGTCCTTGACCGAATCGAGCAACAGGGCCGGGTCGGCGTGCAGCGGCAGGGTGCCCTTGATGGGGCTCGAGATCACCTGCGCACCGCGGCGGCGCAGGAACAACTCGGGGGACAGCGAGGCCACCGCGCCCCACGGACCGGCGAGGAACGCGGCCCGCGCCGGGGAGGTGCGCGCCACCGCGTCGGCGAAGAAGTCCACCGGGGCCCCCGTGCACACGCCGCGGTACT from Mycolicibacterium sp. MU0053 includes:
- the soxR gene encoding redox-sensitive transcriptional activator SoxR, which codes for MSTQELTPGELAARAGVAISALHFYEREGLIVSRRTSGNQRRYTRDTLRRVAFIRMSQRLGIPLARVRQALSTLPADRVPSSRDWARLSAGWREDLDDRILHLQRLRDNLADCIGCGCLSLKSCTLSNPDDMLSEKGPGPVRL
- the arcA gene encoding arginine deiminase encodes the protein MLAVDAAALSVKSEVGTLRVAILHRPGAELQRLTPRNNDRLLFDGVPWVSRAQQEHDAFAAVLRGRGVEVLLLSDLLREALASGAARMHGISAAVDARRLGVTLAQELSSYLRSLEPAPLAHILMAGMTFTELPLAGSELSLVRRMHHGGDFVIDPLPNLVFTRDSSFWIGPRVAITSLALPARMRETSLTDLIYAHHPRFLGVRRAYESRSAPVEGGDVLLLAPGVVAVGVGERTTPAGAEALARSLFEDELAHTVLAVPIAQGRAQMHLDTVCTMVDTDAVVMYPDVVDTLSAFTIRRIDGHVRIDDAAPFVRAAADAMGIDRLRVIDTGLDPVTAEREQWDDGNNTLALAPGVVVAYERNVETNARLEDSGIEVLRIAASELGTGRGGPRCMSCPASRDPS
- the rsmI gene encoding 16S rRNA (cytidine(1402)-2'-O)-methyltransferase, which encodes MSGGRLLLAATPLGHPADASGRLIDALATAHIVAAEDTRRVRNLAQSLEVRIGGRVLSLFEGNESTRVPYLVEEIRGGATVLAVTDAGMPSISDPGYRLVAACVAADLPLTCLPGPSAVTTALTVSGLPADRFCFEGFAPRKQAARRTWLASLAAEPRTAVFFESPRRLAELLREAVDELGGDRRAAVCRELTKTHEEVIRGTLAELADWAVDGVLGEITVVLAGATPVADLDVLVAEVAELTAEGMRVKDACQQVIAAHPGAPSRRDLYDAVLRARDQ
- a CDS encoding sulfurtransferase, which encodes MSTREDVLISADELARRLDAGEPITLLDVRWELAQPDGRAAYARGHLPGAVYVSLDDDLADHAVSGRGRHPLPSGAALQDAARRWGIRAGVPVVVYDDWNRAGSARAWWVLSAAGIPGVRILDGGLSAWRGELQSGTVIPEPGDITVDHDDLYTAARRTVTADQAATAAVLLDARAPERYRGEVEPVDPVAGHIPGARNVPSTRLLDADGAWLPAADLTRLFEDSGVGTDTEVAVYCGSGVTAAVTVAALAAVGIDAALFPGSWSQWSSEPDRPVALG
- a CDS encoding aminodeoxychorismate synthase component I; the protein is MRIDRLGALGTPAEVLRAVGAGTTARRLPPPAALTGEWFGARAVIAPSLAAAPVPAEAAFTADPGGDSEAVGGGWFGYLSYPDGAGARIPAAAGGWTDCVLRCDDAGIWWYESLSGAAMPAWLEHALTAAGVPGHWHIAWSAPDRDAHRAGVRACLAAIGAGEVYQACVCTQYRGVCTGAPVDFFADAVARTSPARAAFLAGPWGAVASLSPELFLRRRGAQVISSPIKGTLPLHADPALLLDSVKDVAENIMIVDLVRNDLGRIAVTGSVTVPELLAIRPAPGVWHLVSTVSAQVPATTPMRAVLAATFPPASVTGTPKLRARELLSQWEPQVRGVYCGTVGLASPVAGTELNVAIRTVEFDASGTAVLGVGGGITADSDPDAEWQECLDKAAATIGLSSSAVVAPVASHH
- a CDS encoding dolichyl-phosphate-mannose--protein mannosyltransferase — its product is MTAPSTVVPERAVPVISPGPLVPVADFGPLDRARGWVMTAVIAALAAITRFLNLQSPTDAGTPIFDEKHYAPQAWQMLHNGGVEDNPGFGLVVHPPLGKQLIAVGEAIFGYSGLGWRFSVALLGVILVVLVARIVRRISRSTLVGAIAGVLLTADGVTFVASRTALLDGFLVVFVVAAFGALIVDRDQVRERMHNALLDGRITETPWGPRLGVRWWRFGAGVLLGLGCATKWSGLYFVVFFGLMSLTFDVVARRQYRVSRPWLGTIRRDVGPTAWAIGLIPIGVYLASYAPWFASETAVNRYQAGDNIGERAWFQPPDAIRSLWYYTAKAYDFHSGLTNAAGNQHPWESKPWAWPMSLRPVLYAIDQDNVPGCGSASCIKAVMLVGTPAMWFLAVPVLAYAVWRAFIRCDWRYAVVLVGYFAGWLPWFVDIDRQMYFFYAVVMAPFLVMAIALICGDILYKPTRNPERRTLGVVVVCCYVALVITNFAWLFPVLTGMPISQHTWNMQIWLPSWR